Genomic DNA from Pongo pygmaeus isolate AG05252 chromosome 16, NHGRI_mPonPyg2-v2.0_pri, whole genome shotgun sequence:
CTGGGCTGAGGTGACCATCTCCGTCACCTGGCCCAGCTTCTCCTGCAGCTCCTTTACTTGCTGCTCCAACTGCAGGGCGCTCTTGTCCTCATTCTTCTGGACAGAGAGAAGCAAGTTCTGCAGCTGGAGACCCCAGAACTTGGTGTCTGCCTCCCATGGCACCGGGAAGGGTGGAGGCAGGTTAGAAAAATACTCTCCTCTCTCCCACAGCCACCAGAGCAAAGCTCTGACTCACGGGTGCCTTTGGAAGTAATATTTCATGTGAGGGCTGCactgccccattttacaggtggggaaacaaaGGCCTGGAGGGCTAGGGAGGAGGGCAGGCTCCCCAGGTGAGGCAACCCACCAGCTCCTTGTAGTCACTCTGTGGCTCGGCCAGCTGCTGAAGCCTCTTCTCCTGTTCCCGAAGCCTCTCCTGCTGCTCCTGAAGCCTCTCCTCCTGCTCGTGAAGCCTCTCCTTTTGCCCATGGTTCAGGAGATTGATGCGCCGATTGTTTTCCACCTGAGCCTGGAGCTCTCCTGCCACTCTCTCCAGCTCCTTCCTCAGATCTTGCAGCTCCACCTCAGAGGGCACTGCTGGGGGATCCGGGGGCAGTGGTTCAGCTGAGAAAGGAAGCAGACCATAAGGGCCTCTggattctcaaaacaaaaaaacaaaaaacaacaaaacaccctCCTCTTGGCGCACAGCTCCTCTCAGGCCCCCCAAACTTGGCCTCACTGCTAATGATTCCTCGCACCCGGATGGTAGCCAATCTTCCAAACCACTTTCAGATAGAGAGCACTGTGGGTGGCTGACAATGGGCCCTCTTTGCTCAttaggacactgaggctcatggAGATGACAAGACTTGTCTCCTGGCACAGacctctttccctctgcctcaaaGCCTTGCCATCCACCCACCTTCCTGGGGCATTCTAAGCCACCCCCACAGCCCTCTGATGCCAGTCCTGCTGCCAGGTCATGCCAGTCACATCTTACCCGTCTGGTTTTTGAGTTTGGACAAACTCCTCTCCAGCTCTTCTACCCGATGCGTATCATGCTTCTTCGCCTCCTTCAATGTGCAAacctgcccaaagcacagggggAAAGGGCCCTGGAGAGAGGGGCTGGTGGCTGGACAGGCTGccatctccctctctgcccccactTCCACAAAGCCCAGACCCAGGACCACCTCTGGCTgcactattcccattttaaagataccCAGAAAGATCCAGTGACCTATCTAAGTTGTTGGGGGGGCGGGAGGCTGAAGGGTCAGATCTCACCTCCTGTGACATTTTCCTCATCCTCTGCTGCCACTGGGCCCTCTCTCCTTTTATTTGTAGTGCATATTGATCTCTCTCCAGCTGGACTTCTTTAAGCAACTCCTTCAACTGCAAGAATGGGCACAGAAGTTAGGAAAGGCTGTCACTGGTCCTCACCTGCTCCTGGCCACCTGGGGTCATCTTCCTTCCACATCCCTCCCTCTGCAAAACCTCACCTGTGTCACGTGTCGTTTCAGCAGTATCTGCTCCCTTATGGACTGTTCTAACTGCATCTTCATAAGTGCTTTACTGCGGCTCGAGAACTGGATGGTGAAGAGTGAGAAGTTTCGATCTGGGGAGCCTGGGCCATTCCACACAGTGCCCCTTAAAAGGGCTAGGGCTAGACCCAATATACAACTTGGCCAGTAAAGATCAAGGCATTTCCAAGCCCGTGGTCTGGTTTTGAAAAAAACTCAGTGAAGTTTGAAGGGACGAGGAGAGAGATTAGATAACATTGCTATTGTTATGACTATCACTGTTGGAACCTTTATGGAGTGCTTCAGCAGGTACCTCGCTAGCAATCCCATTGAATCCTCGCAACCACCATAGGAGACAGTTACTATGATTACCTCTCTTGGGTAGATGAAAAAACATGGACTATTTGAGGTTAAGTGCTTGCCTAAGATCACTtaggcagagctaggatttgaacaccCAGGTCTATCAGATTCTCTAAGCCCATTTTtcttgctgggggtgggggcacagtCAGGAAGGGGAAAATTAATCTTTTATTCACTTTTTGAAAGGATGATACATTCACATAGTCCAAAACTCAGAAGGTATAAAAGGGAAGTATCTCCTAGCCACCCCGTTGCTCTCTTCTGAGTTGtttatgaacacttgcagacatgttttatgtatattatcatagtgtgtacacacacacacacacacacacacacgtttcctTTCTCTACAGAAATGGTAATATACTAAAGGTACCCTTCTGTACCTTCACAGTATAAGTACCCAATACCCCACACCCCACCTAGGACTTGGCCAAGACCACGGCCAGGTAAGGGCAGGACAGCCACTTGGCCTCCAAGCTCTGCATCCAGTGCTCGCTCCCCACCGCGCCCCCCAACTCACCCACAGCAGCTGATTCAGCCTCAGGCTGCCTCTAACAACCATACACAAAAGCAGTgagaaatggccatgctgccttcTGGGCAGGACACTCCATCCTGCAGAAGGGACCTTTAGGCTCACTCCTCCATCTGCGAAGCCGGGTTCCCAGGGGACAGCGCAGGTGGTTAGACTCACCCCATCCGGCTTCTTCTGCGTGGCGGCGACAGCACAGAGAGCCCGCTCTAACTCTCCTGTACGCTGTGATGAACGTTGCAGGCGGCCGGCCAGATCCCTGGACTCGTCTGTAATGACAGAGTTGAGATGGGGCTCAAAGGACTCCCCCTACAGACCTGTCAAAGTGCCAGGTTGAAGGATGACAGGGTGCCCAGATTCCCACCTTCAAAGTATCTGAGAGAACGTTTCGTGCGATACAGGTCCGTATTTAGTTTCTTGTTCTCTATGTTCAATCTCTGGATTTGAACCTTTGGGAGAAAAGCCAAGCAAGtgctgaaatggaaagaaacactcTCCGGAGGACAGGAGGAAACTTCacaccctccactcacctctagCTCCGTTTGGGCTTTCTGTTTCTCActgtttgcttccttttcctATAAGACGAGGAAGACAGAGCTCTTACCAcggagaggcagagatggcacagcAAGAGACATGCCCCCAGAATGCCACCAATGCCCCAGGACAGACCCACCCATGGGACCAGGTTATCAGGGGCCCTGTGGGGATGGGTTGGAATCTGAGGAGTGAgccttcttccccaggctgggagtAGGCGAGACGAGACTGGGGCCTCTATGTCTGAGTGCCCCCCAAACCCTGCAGTCATCTCGTGAGCAAACAAAGAAATCACGTTACTTCTTCCAGCTGATGTTCCACTTGtttcttctgttgtttctgtGGGGAGAATCAAATTAAGGTGATGGAGGGTGGCCCCCTCAACTCTATTCCCCAGACAGGAAGCGGTAGGCAGGGGCCAGGAATGTATTTTAAAGGCAAAGTTCTCAGACCCAATGGGAACAGGAACTCTTCCTAAGCTCCCAAGGACAGAGGATTtgggtctttgttggttttcagCCACAGCCACAGAACTCCAAGTCTGAATCAGGAATCTCTAGAGAAGACAGTAACATAAACCTCTAGAGATGGAGTTTGAGAAAGGCTCCCCCTGCTGCCAGCTTGTGATTTAGAAAAGTGggttcattcagtaaacatttactgagcacatacaGGCCAGGTACGGTTCTTCACAGCAGATATAGGATGAAAAGGACAGACAGGAGCCCTTGGCCCTGAGGTTTCCATTCTAGGGGGCCTTTAAATCTCAGACTCTCAGAGCTAACAGAGACCTTTGATACTCACTACCTCCTCTGGAAACACGAGCCCAAAAAGGAGAGGTGGCTTGTTGAGAATCAAAGATCAAATTAGGGACTGAGTCGTGGCAGAAATACAGGGCCCCTGACAAGCAGTCAGGCCAGCACTTCCCCAAGAGGCAACAACGCCAGGGCGTGTGTAGTAAGGACTCGAGTAGGGGCGTCTGGAGAGGAGAGAGTCGGCAAAGAGGGCAGCAAAAGAAGAGCCATGCTGCATGCCCTGGGGTCCCTCCAGGTGAGTCCTGGGTGCCCCAGCTCCCTATCTGCCCTTGATGCCAGGGGCCCCCAGCCCCCTTCTTCAGGGCCCCAAGGGGAAACCGGAGCCTAGGATTGGCAGCGTGGAAACAGGGGACCCCACTGGACTCTTACCAAAGATTTGATGGTGTTATTCAGTCGACTGATTTTTATGGACCTCGAGTCCAGGACTGCTGCTTGTTCTTGGCGTGGGCTCTGAGGTGCatgcagagaggaggaggtggaggaggagttgGGGGAGAGGTAGAGAGAACAATCATTAGGGCTGGGGTGTGTGTGCGCTGTCTCAGCTGGCAGAGAGGCACCCAGTCCCCGCGGTGGGAGGAGGTTGGAGGGCTGGCCTGTGGGGTCACTGCACCTCCGCCCAGAGCCTCCTACCTCCAGATCCTTCAGGGTAGCAGATGATGTAGGGCCCTCCCCGTGGATACCTGTTGCTGACTACAAGAGATGAGAATGCACATGGAGATGTTCTGTCCCCCTCAGTGTCTGAGCCCTCcgacttcctttcttccccatcaactggcaacattttcttttctgcctatCTTGGACCCTTTGTCCCATAACTCCTTTGTGCCACCTTCTCTCCTGGTTCTTATCTCCGCACCATCCCACCCTGGGGCCCTTTCAGTGACTCCTGATGGCAAGTGGCTGTTCTCATTGTCCTGGCTTCCCCTTGAGACTGGGGATGAGGAAACTCAAACAGCAAAGACCATATCCTGGGTGTCCTGGGTGTTGACAGCAGGCCATGTACTAGGGATTAACATAAAATCGACAATAATAAATCTCATTTAAACTGCACAAATACAAGTCAAACAATACCACCTCTATTatacagatgtgaaaagagaggcCCAAAGAGCTCAAGCAACTTGCCATAAATCATATCCCTAGCAGACGgagaggcaggattcaaacccagaattcttttcttttttgaaacagagtatctctctgtcttccaggctggagtgcagtggcgtgatctcggctcactgcaagctccgcctcctaggttcacgccattctcctccctcagactccgcagaagctgggactacaggcgcccgccaccacgcctggcttattgtttggtattttttagtagagacgggctttcaccgtgttagtctggatggtctcgatctcctgaccttgggatccacctgtctcggtctcccaaagtgttgggattacaggcgtgagccaccgtgcccggccaaatccAGAATCCTTAAGCACTACCCAACAGTCCATCCACAGTCTTAACAATTGCCCTCTACTGCCCCTTGGGCCCCCTGTCCCCAGGAGCCTGTCCAGGCGAGACTCACAGCCTCAGATgactggcaaccaccagaagcggCTGTCTCAGGGCTACTGCCATTTGCTTTCCTGTTCCTCTTCGCTGCTGCTGGAACACCAGGGCTGTTTCTCTGCCAATATTCTTTTAACTGTGGGAAAGAAGAGCAGTAATACTCATGAGAACTATCAGCCCCTACAGCCACATCctcctttatagtttttataaaagACTCTTATATACCATCTGATTTAATGACACCAACCACTCTATAAGGTGTCACAATCATTTAGGGACTGAGAGGGATTGATATGATGGCTAgaaaaacgaaaaaagaaaaagaaaaaggtgataCTGGAACTTGGAAACCCAGTCTTCTGACTCTAAGCTCTGGGGTTTTGCCAAGAatcagcagctgccagggaccaaacccagaggcagaggtagaaaaggaaacattaagTAGGCAGGAGCTGTATGTCATGTGGTTTAGAGTCATACATCCTCACATGTCTGTTAGTGGGAAGAACTGCACCAGTACCTCCCAAACTTTTATATCAATGtgtcctcatggcagaaggcagccttTCAGTGAAATCTGGGAATTTATCAGAAAGAGGACAACCCAAGCCTCATTTCAGAGAGAAGTCTGGTATACTCTTAGAAACCTATGGGACTGCCATCCCTAAGTACATTCATGTTTGTTCTCTTGATCTCAAGAGAATCAAAGGAAACTGATGCTTCAGGAAGATGTCCCACATTTATCCTGTGGTACTCAAAGCACCCCAGGTTGAGACAATACGAGGAAGATTCAAACTGTCAAGTTCAGTTTCCCAAGGTCTATTCCACAGAAGATGAGGAAATCTCACTTCAGAGACCACTGACTGAAGGGCAGTCTGGTCCCAGAACCATGGAGAATGAGAATATGAGgtggagaactcagaaaaaaatgttaaaatctctCTGGAAAGTAGAAGCCtgggagaaaaccaaaccaaacgaAACCCATTCTCCAATTGCCATCCAGAGATACTGTCAACGTTTTGAGTTCACGGGGGAAGTGTAGGCTTTTCCCACCATCAACATCTGTAAGGGAGTGAGGCAGCCTGAAACCTCTTGCTCCTGGGTCCCATAGTCTCCATTCCCCTTCCAGCTGGAAATTTGTGCTGTGACCAGAAGAACCAGAAATGGGGTGACAACGCTTAGGGGACTGGGCCATAAGACCAAAGCCAGTCTTGCAGTAATGACAGTTAGTAGACAGACTGTgacatcactacattccactcctcctaGTGAGGGGGAGGGACCACGTCGGCATGATGTCCGAGTTGCCACTCCACAATGCGGGAGGGAAACACAGGGTTGTGACCCAGGTCCTTAGAGATGCCAGCGcaaagagcccagggaggtcgaccttgaggcagcaggaggggagggcagagtcTGCGGCAGAGTCTGCAGCAGGGAGCCCCAGGAGTCACCAGCCCAATGTCACCCAGGGACAACTGGTGAGGgcggggcctggggctggggggccCAGGTCCTTGGAGACGTGAGCCCATAGAGCCCAGGGAGGCCCAACTTGGGGTGGCAAGAGGTGAGGGCCCAGTAATGGAGCGGGAAGCCCCAGGAGTCACCCATCCAAAGTCACCCTGGGGTGATTGGCGAGGGCAGGGACTGAGCTGTTTGCTGAAGGGGCAGGGCTGACTGACAAGACTTTTGTAGGGGGAGCCCAGAAGCGCCGGTGTTGGGGGGCAAAGTCCAGTGTGCCTCAGGAGTAGTATGGACTCTGGCAGCGGTCTTGTCGTCGGAGGGGATCTGTGGCTGGGTTGGGGGGCCATGACCTGGTACGTCTTTACCTTTTTCTTGGCTGCAGCTAATTTGCTCTGTTGAGTTTCTTCTGccattgtggggtggggagggaggcggggTTGGGGCCACGTCAGCAAAATCCCAGCGAGCACCGATCAAGGCCTCCAGTCACCTAGCAGGCAGCTGCGTAACTGAGCCAGAGGAGGCGTAACCAGGGCCCCAGTAGAATGCGGAATAGGGGTGTGGCCTTAATGCTCCAAGCCCATTGGtcaatgagaaagatgaaagggaaaggGGGCGTGGCCAGGCAGCAGTGTGTCCAGAGGGACCTGTGGCTTATCAGGAAAGCTGCCCATGCAACCGCTGTCCCCACCCACTctgagagaggggaggggccgcccactctgggagaggggaggggctggtttttgctttaaaactttaaaaaacatatgtgtgtatactttatatatatatgtgtgtctctctgtgtgtatctatgtgttcCTCCAGAGCTGTCTTCATTAACCAGCTTCTACGCAAGGTCTATGATTTTGGCCTATACCTTTCATCTTCAAATACTGTACAAAAATTACCAGTATTACCTGAACTGAGATACAGATCCTATAAAAGTGGGAAATCCATAGCATGCTTGATGATTAATGAAGCAGACTATATTATCCAACATtccaataagataaaataatcaaaatgatttcttttttggaaaaatgtttctcTTAATTCTCctatattattgttgttgttgttttttcttaaacagGAAAGATGGTTAATATCTGTAAAAACGCAAagcttttgggctgggtgcagtggctgacacctgtaatcccagcaccttgggagcctgaggcgggtggatcacctgaggtcaggagttcgagaccagcctggcctccatggtgaaaccccgtctctactaaaaatacaaaaaccagtcaggggtggtggtgggtgcctgtaatcctagctattcaggaggctgaggcaggagaatcatttgaacccgggagacagaggttgcagtgatccaagctcacgccactgcactccagcctgggtgacagagcgagactccatctcaaaagaaatacaatacaatacaatgcaaaataaatttaaaaagctttcaaTTTAATAAGCACTCAAAGCTCTTCACCGGTTTAAAACAAATACAAGGCCCATTTTTCTACAATCACCTGGACTCTCTAAGCCTTGCAAAGGAAACTGAATCTCTCACTTGATACTTGGCTATGAGTTGCAATCATGAAAACCAAGAATTGTGTTATGTCACTGTGTACTGCTTGTTACGTGAATTTCACACAAGGCTGGGATCAAGGGTTTAATCATTCATGATTGGCTCCATAACCTGTGTGCTTCTTACCCCAGACCAAACTCAGCTTTTGTCTAGAGTTCTACAATTTATAGTTAGTAGACAAGAGTGGTTCTCAGTAATGTAGTCTCTGGACTAGCAGCACCAGCAGCACCTGAGAACTTTTTATAAgagcaaattctcaggccctacCCTGGACCtggtgaatcagaaactctggagaagGGCTCAGCAATCTGTGCTGCAATAACCCCTCCAGGTGCTCAGGAACCTCTGGCATACAGCaggtagaaaaatgtgtttccttctgtAGGTCCAAAGCCAAGGATACTATATGTTCTGTCTCGATATGAAACAATGACATGCAATTAAAACACGTAACTCTCCTTGCTACTCCCACCCTCTATccaatgtgatttatttttatgagttcaataagaaaacaagtgGCAATCAGACGTTTAGTCTAAAAAGTATATTTACAAGTATTAGTTGTCATCCAGCCTGATCTCACACGAAACCACTTACATCCTCTTACagctaaagttttaaaaaagtatcttCACAATGTAAGTCTCAGGCACAGTAGGAGTTCTATAACAAAACACCAAGTAGATCAGAATGTCCATGCTTACTAGAGAAGAAAAGTGGAATCATTGGCTATATTTTCAAATTGCGTTCAAAGGAAATTTaagttctgaatttttttcactttcataCTTTCAAGTTAATAGAATTCAACCAGAACACTCCATTCCTTCAATCAAAGCCTCTAGCCCGGCTAAGTTTTACTGTACTACTTCTTGCTTTCAATGGATGTAAAGCAGCATCCTGGTAGGCACATTTTGTATACCTGCAAAGATGCAGAACTAAACAGTTCTTCCATCTGTTCCATATTAAAACAAAAGCCCTGTAAACCTTGGATGGTGAGTGTAATACTTCAGCACTAGCACCAATGCCTCAAATAGGAAAAGATACCAAGAACATCACTAGCAAAGAAAACTAAACTCTCGGCCGGGAGCAGCagttcacacctggaatcccagcactttgacaagccaaggtgggaggattacctgaagtcaggagttcaagacaagcctgggaagcATTGTGAATtcacatctccacaaaaaatttaaaaaaacagctgggcgtggtgacacacacctgtagtcctagctactcggcaggctgaggtgggaaaactgcttctgcccaggagttcgaggctgcagtagctatgattatggcactgcactccagcctgggtgacagagcgagacctagATAATTACATTCTCTCCTGCTCCTGTTTACACTAAAGTCACTAAGTTAAAACGCTTTCCAATTTGGCAggataaaaattaagtgaaatgtgACTTTGGAGtttggagggagaaagaaggaaggaaggaagggatggagggagggagggagcaaaggaatgaaggaaggaaggggaaaaggaagaggaaaaagaaaggaaaggaaaggaagaaggaaaaaggaaggaaaaggaaagaaaggaaggaaagaaaagaaaaaaggaaagaaaggaaagaaaaaagaaaagaaaggaaagaaacagaaagaaactaaaggaaaggaaagggaaggaaaggaagaaagaaaaaaatgaaatgacaaattACTTACTGGGAGAAAGTTTTAGTAAACTCAATGACAAATAAAAGGTTTGTATCCTTAGCCTATAAAGAAATCTTTAacattactcagaaaaaaaaatgattttcaacagGAAATGGGCAATGGAGAATCACGCActtctcacaaaaataaaaatggccaataggtatatataaaaaagattcaAAAGCACTAGAAATCAAGGAAATGTCATGAAAACAATGACATTTTCTGTATAAAGGTGCAAAGATGACAAATGGAAGGGGGAACCTGGAGCTCTGtccctgttggtgggagtgtaaactgagCCACTTTTCCTGGAGGataatttgaaaatttctatTCAAGACCCTAAACATTATTACCctccagaaattctacttctatgaattcaGTCCAAAAATGCTTGCTTGAGTCCATTCAAatgtatatataagaaaattcaCCTCTGCGGTGGCAATGATTCAATTAATATACatccagccattaaaaatgatgatgcCAGGATATATTTACTGCCACAGAAATATGCCCAAAATATAGTAAGTGACAAAAGACTATCTAGtatgattctactttttaaaatgtttacatgcataaaaaagtataaaaagcaaCAAACCAGAATGTTTTGAGTGAGAAATTAAAGACTTTTCTTAATATTTGTCATCCAAATTATTACAGAAAGAATGTGATTTCCTTTGTAATCAGGGAGaagtgttattttcatttatttatatttaaatctttttttttcttttttttctcccgtATGTGTCCCATGTAGGCTAGAATCCCTGCCTCCTGAGGGAAACCAGCCCATTTTTGGGAAGTGCACTATATAAAGCTGCCccatcttccttttattttaagaaatcggGAGACACttttatttcaaattgttttattgttctcagaatatatattttttaatatatgaaattgAGGAAACGATAAAGGAAAGGCTGACTCCCCACCCTCCTGGGGCTACTCTTCCGATTTTTGCTGCTATTGTTATGTATCAGTATTCACTGGGTACTAAAAAGATGGGCAGCCCCTTAGATccttttttcttatctctttctcATAATCCtacttcattccttcattcacttatttttaaaagggtcATGTGTACAAATACATagttcagaaaatttttaaatgtaactatCTATAAAAGTATGTGGCTAAATCCCATTCACAGTCTTATTCTCCTTGCGGCAAAATCCCATTCACAGTCTTATTCTCCTTCCACAGCCAAACACTTTTAATTGGTTTCTTATATATCATTTCAGAATTTATCTTTGCAAATACACACATACGACGccattccttcttccttttaaaaaatacatacatacagacacacatacgacgccattccttcttccttttaaaaaatacatacaatatatcCGAGTTCTTCTACAAGA
This window encodes:
- the LOC129014720 gene encoding golgin subfamily A member 8B-like isoform X1, which codes for MAEETQQSKLAAAKKKLKEYWQRNSPGVPAAAKRNRKANGSSPETAASGGCQSSEASATGIHGEGPTSSATLKDLESPRQEQAAVLDSRSIKISRLNNTIKSLKQQKKQVEHQLEEEKEANSEKQKAQTELEVQIQRLNIENKKLNTDLYRTKRSLRYFEDESRDLAGRLQRSSQRTGELERALCAVAATQKKPDGFSSRSKALMKMQLEQSIREQILLKRHVTQLKELLKEVQLERDQYALQIKGERAQWQQRMRKMSQEVCTLKEAKKHDTHRVEELERSLSKLKNQTAEPLPPDPPAVPSEVELQDLRKELERVAGELQAQVENNRRINLLNHGQKERLHEQEERLQEQQERLREQEKRLQQLAEPQSDYKELKNEDKSALQLEQQVKELQEKLGQVTEMVTSAQKEPEAAAPALGAGGESVSGETLRALREVMEKLESGLMDLLEEKADLREHVEKLEVRFIQYWRERCHQKVHRLLTEPGGSAKDAAPGGGHHQPGPGQGGGEGEAAGAAGDGVAACANYNEGHGKFLATARNPAAEPGPGAPAPQELGAADMHGDLCEVSLTNSVEPAQGEAREGSSQDNPTAQPIVQLLGEMQDHQEHPGLGSNPCVPCFCWAWLPRRRR
- the LOC129014720 gene encoding golgin subfamily A member 8B-like isoform X2 → MAEETQQSKLAAAKKKLKEYWQRNSPGVPAAAKRNRKANGSSPETAASGGCQSSEASATGIHGEGPTSSATLKDLESPRQEQAAVLDSRSIKISRLNNTIKSLKQQKKQVEHQLEEEKEANSEKQKAQTELEVQIQRLNIENKKLNTDLYRTKRSLRYFEDESRDLAGRLQRSSQRTGELERALCAVAATQKKPDGFSSRSKALMKMQLEQSIREQILLKRHVTQLKELLKEVQLERDQYALQIKGERAQWQQRMRKMSQEVCTLKEAKKHDTHRVEELERSLSKLKNQTAEPLPPDPPAVPSEVELQDLRKELERVAGELQAQVENNRRINLLNHGQKERLHEQEERLQEQQERLREQEKRLQQLAEPQSDYKELNEDKSALQLEQQVKELQEKLGQVTEMVTSAQKEPEAAAPALGAGGESVSGETLRALREVMEKLESGLMDLLEEKADLREHVEKLEVRFIQYWRERCHQKVHRLLTEPGGSAKDAAPGGGHHQPGPGQGGGEGEAAGAAGDGVAACANYNEGHGKFLATARNPAAEPGPGAPAPQELGAADMHGDLCEVSLTNSVEPAQGEAREGSSQDNPTAQPIVQLLGEMQDHQEHPGLGSNPCVPCFCWAWLPRRRR
- the LOC129014720 gene encoding golgin subfamily A member 8B-like isoform X4 is translated as MAEETQQSKLAAAKKKLKEYWQRNSPGVPAAAKRNRKANGSSPETAASGGCQSSEASPRQEQAAVLDSRSIKISRLNNTIKSLKQQKKQVEHQLEEEKEANSEKQKAQTELEVQIQRLNIENKKLNTDLYRTKRSLRYFEDESRDLAGRLQRSSQRTGELERALCAVAATQKKPDGFSSRSKALMKMQLEQSIREQILLKRHVTQLKELLKEVQLERDQYALQIKGERAQWQQRMRKMSQEVCTLKEAKKHDTHRVEELERSLSKLKNQTAEPLPPDPPAVPSEVELQDLRKELERVAGELQAQVENNRRINLLNHGQKERLHEQEERLQEQQERLREQEKRLQQLAEPQSDYKELNEDKSALQLEQQVKELQEKLGQVTEMVTSAQKEPEAAAPALGAGGESVSGETLRALREVMEKLESGLMDLLEEKADLREHVEKLEVRFIQYWRERCHQKVHRLLTEPGGSAKDAAPGGGHHQPGPGQGGGEGEAAGAAGDGVAACANYNEGHGKFLATARNPAAEPGPGAPAPQELGAADMHGDLCEVSLTNSVEPAQGEAREGSSQDNPTAQPIVQLLGEMQDHQEHPGLGSNPCVPCFCWAWLPRRRR
- the LOC129014720 gene encoding golgin subfamily A member 8B-like isoform X3 is translated as MAEETQQSKLAAAKKKLKEYWQRNSPGVPAAAKRNRKANGSSPETAASGGCQSSEASPRQEQAAVLDSRSIKISRLNNTIKSLKQQKKQVEHQLEEEKEANSEKQKAQTELEVQIQRLNIENKKLNTDLYRTKRSLRYFEDESRDLAGRLQRSSQRTGELERALCAVAATQKKPDGFSSRSKALMKMQLEQSIREQILLKRHVTQLKELLKEVQLERDQYALQIKGERAQWQQRMRKMSQEVCTLKEAKKHDTHRVEELERSLSKLKNQTAEPLPPDPPAVPSEVELQDLRKELERVAGELQAQVENNRRINLLNHGQKERLHEQEERLQEQQERLREQEKRLQQLAEPQSDYKELKNEDKSALQLEQQVKELQEKLGQVTEMVTSAQKEPEAAAPALGAGGESVSGETLRALREVMEKLESGLMDLLEEKADLREHVEKLEVRFIQYWRERCHQKVHRLLTEPGGSAKDAAPGGGHHQPGPGQGGGEGEAAGAAGDGVAACANYNEGHGKFLATARNPAAEPGPGAPAPQELGAADMHGDLCEVSLTNSVEPAQGEAREGSSQDNPTAQPIVQLLGEMQDHQEHPGLGSNPCVPCFCWAWLPRRRR